One Luoshenia tenuis DNA window includes the following coding sequences:
- a CDS encoding TetR/AcrR family transcriptional regulator, with protein sequence MPRDKTAAHEKIVRAAKREFLEKGFKQASMRSIAARVGMSAAGLYRHFADKEALFAALVAPALAAAESWYAAHRAREYARLDQNDLDAMWEEGADAAMMMEAVYPNFDAFKLLICRSEGTRYANYLHELVMLEQKETLSFLDEARKRGYAVNEVREDELHLLLSAYVTALFEVVVHDFAPADAQHYLQTFQSFFYPGWRAILGM encoded by the coding sequence ATGCCCAGGGATAAGACTGCGGCCCATGAGAAGATCGTGCGGGCCGCCAAACGGGAGTTTTTAGAAAAGGGATTTAAGCAGGCCTCGATGCGGAGCATCGCTGCCCGGGTAGGGATGAGCGCCGCAGGCCTTTACCGGCATTTCGCCGATAAGGAGGCGCTGTTTGCCGCGCTGGTGGCGCCGGCTTTGGCGGCTGCAGAGAGCTGGTATGCGGCCCATCGAGCGCGGGAATATGCCCGGCTGGATCAGAACGATCTGGATGCCATGTGGGAAGAGGGCGCGGATGCGGCGATGATGATGGAGGCCGTTTATCCGAACTTTGACGCGTTTAAGCTGCTGATCTGCCGCTCGGAAGGGACGCGGTATGCTAACTACTTGCACGAGCTGGTGATGCTGGAACAAAAGGAAACGCTTTCGTTTTTGGATGAAGCGCGAAAAAGAGGCTATGCCGTTAATGAGGTGCGCGAAGATGAGCTGCACCTGCTGCTGAGCGCTTATGTTACGGCGCTTTTTGAGGTAGTGGTGCATGACTTTGCCCCGGCGGATGCACAACATTATCTGCAGACCTTTCAAAGTTTCTTCTATCCCGGCTGGAGGGCTATACTGGGAATGTGA
- a CDS encoding amino acid ABC transporter ATP-binding protein, which produces MQGQEMLKVEGLCKRFGQLEVLRGVGLEVDRGETVAIIGPSGSGKSTLLRCINYQERIEAGSIIVEGAPMVQDGVYAGEAEIRAMRRKMGMVFQSYNLFPHLSVKRNLMEAQIVVQKAEKAAAEAVAMEMLQKVGLADKANSYPYELSGGQAQRVAIARALAMKPDLMSFDEPTSALDPELTGEVLAVMRDLAREHMTMLVVTHELAFAREVADRVIFMADGLVVEQGTAQDIFYNPQHERTKAFLKQVLAL; this is translated from the coding sequence ATGCAGGGACAAGAAATGTTAAAGGTTGAGGGCCTGTGCAAGCGCTTTGGGCAGCTGGAAGTGCTGCGCGGCGTGGGCCTGGAGGTAGACCGGGGCGAAACGGTGGCGATCATCGGCCCCTCCGGTTCGGGTAAAAGTACGCTTTTGCGGTGTATCAATTATCAGGAAAGGATCGAGGCGGGCAGCATCATCGTTGAAGGCGCGCCCATGGTACAAGATGGGGTCTATGCCGGAGAGGCGGAGATACGCGCCATGCGGCGTAAGATGGGCATGGTCTTCCAAAGCTATAACCTGTTCCCGCACCTGAGCGTTAAGCGCAACCTGATGGAGGCGCAGATCGTGGTGCAAAAGGCGGAAAAGGCGGCTGCGGAGGCGGTAGCCATGGAGATGCTGCAAAAGGTGGGCCTGGCGGATAAGGCGAACAGCTACCCCTATGAACTTTCCGGCGGGCAGGCGCAGCGCGTAGCCATCGCCCGTGCGCTGGCTATGAAGCCGGACCTGATGAGTTTTGACGAGCCCACATCGGCACTGGACCCGGAGCTGACGGGCGAGGTGCTCGCCGTTATGCGCGATTTGGCGCGGGAGCATATGACCATGCTGGTGGTCACCCATGAGCTGGCCTTTGCCCGCGAGGTTGCAGACCGGGTGATCTTTATGGCCGATGGGCTGGTGGTGGAACAGGGCACGGCGCAGGATATTTTTTATAACCCGCAGCATGAGCGCACCAAAGCCTTTCTCAAACAGGTATTGGCGTTATAA
- a CDS encoding amino acid ABC transporter permease produces the protein MSRLGDLLQSLCMGSLTTIELFVLTILIALPVGFVLALGSISKRKPLKWVINVYILVMRGTPLMLQILFVYFGIGMLGIKIDRFLAAVLSITINYAAYFSEIFRGGIQSIEKGQFEAADMLGMTYGQTMRRIVLPQVFKRVLPSVGNEVINLVKDTALVYTIGLSELLHAGNIAMMRDSNIIPLVIAGVFYLVMNALVTKGLHWTESKFDYYR, from the coding sequence ATGTCCCGGTTGGGAGACCTTCTTCAATCCCTTTGTATGGGGTCGTTGACCACGATCGAACTCTTCGTGCTCACGATCCTGATCGCGCTGCCGGTGGGCTTTGTGTTGGCGCTGGGCAGTATCTCCAAGCGCAAGCCGCTTAAATGGGTCATCAACGTTTATATATTGGTGATGCGTGGCACGCCGCTGATGTTGCAGATTTTGTTCGTATATTTCGGCATCGGTATGCTGGGGATCAAGATCGACCGCTTTCTGGCGGCGGTACTGTCGATCACCATTAATTACGCGGCCTATTTCAGCGAGATCTTCCGTGGCGGTATCCAGTCGATTGAAAAGGGCCAGTTTGAGGCGGCGGATATGCTGGGCATGACCTATGGGCAGACCATGCGCAGGATCGTGCTTCCGCAGGTCTTTAAGCGCGTGCTCCCCAGCGTGGGCAACGAGGTGATCAACCTGGTCAAGGATACGGCGCTGGTGTACACCATCGGCCTTAGCGAGCTTCTGCACGCGGGCAACATCGCCATGATGCGGGACAGCAACATCATCCCCCTGGTCATCGCCGGCGTTTTCTATTTGGTGATGAACGCCCTGGTCACCAAGGGGCTGCACTGGACCGAGTCGAAATTCGACTATTACCGCTAG
- a CDS encoding amino acid ABC transporter substrate-binding protein produces MKAKASKLLLVALAAVMLLGCFGCQSEAADNSLNYIKENGKLIMGLDDSFPPMGFRDEKNEIVGFDVDIAKEVTSRMGVELVLQPIDWKAKEMELKNKNVDVLWNGFTITEERKQELTFSEPYMYNEQIIVVKADSSIASKADLAGKVIALQDGSSAVDALDKDEALKNSLKDTVGFADNVKALMDLANGQVDAVLVDSVVGNYYVSLESNAGKFKVLDDVLAQEEYGIGMRKGDTALKNEIDKIIQEMIDDGTYKTISEKWFGKDVSIKK; encoded by the coding sequence ATGAAGGCAAAGGCAAGTAAGTTATTGTTGGTCGCGCTGGCGGCAGTTATGTTGCTGGGGTGCTTTGGCTGCCAAAGCGAGGCGGCGGACAATTCTCTGAACTATATCAAGGAAAACGGCAAGCTGATCATGGGCCTGGACGATTCCTTCCCGCCCATGGGCTTTAGGGATGAGAAGAACGAGATCGTAGGCTTTGACGTGGACATCGCCAAAGAGGTGACCAGCCGCATGGGCGTGGAGCTGGTGCTGCAGCCCATCGATTGGAAGGCCAAGGAGATGGAGCTGAAGAACAAGAACGTAGACGTGCTCTGGAACGGCTTCACCATCACCGAGGAGCGCAAGCAGGAGCTGACCTTCTCGGAGCCCTATATGTATAATGAGCAGATCATCGTGGTCAAGGCGGATTCTTCCATCGCCAGCAAGGCTGACCTGGCCGGCAAGGTCATAGCCCTGCAGGACGGTTCCTCCGCGGTAGACGCGCTGGATAAGGATGAAGCGCTGAAGAATTCTCTGAAGGATACGGTCGGCTTTGCCGATAATGTAAAGGCGCTGATGGATCTGGCTAACGGCCAGGTGGATGCGGTGCTGGTGGACTCGGTGGTAGGTAACTACTATGTGAGCCTGGAGAGCAACGCGGGCAAGTTCAAGGTGCTGGACGATGTGCTGGCGCAGGAGGAATACGGCATTGGCATGCGCAAGGGCGATACCGCGCTGAAGAACGAGATCGATAAGATCATCCAGGAAATGATTGACGACGGCACCTACAAGACCATCTCTGAGAAGTGGTTCGGCAAGGATGTTTCCATTAAGAAGTAA
- a CDS encoding helix-turn-helix domain-containing protein translates to MDCAKIGRLIARLRKEKGLTQQDIADALGITNKTVSKWECGLGCPDVGLWPELSVILGAEVTQLMEGEITPNKPDSGNIERVRFYVCPTCHNVLVSTGSASIHCCGRKLEPLKVIEEQESPKIEVETVDVDYYITIGHEMTREHHLLFAAYIKSDRVFLTRLYPEQEAAVRVPNLGGGKLYLYCTRHGLALYRLRRGAKA, encoded by the coding sequence ATGGATTGTGCAAAAATCGGGCGTCTGATCGCCCGTTTGCGAAAGGAAAAGGGGCTGACCCAGCAGGATATTGCCGATGCACTGGGCATCACCAATAAGACGGTATCTAAGTGGGAATGCGGCTTGGGCTGCCCGGATGTGGGGCTTTGGCCGGAGCTATCCGTCATACTGGGCGCGGAGGTGACCCAGCTGATGGAGGGAGAGATCACCCCCAACAAGCCGGACAGCGGGAATATCGAGCGGGTGCGCTTTTACGTATGCCCTACCTGTCATAATGTGCTGGTCAGCACCGGCAGCGCTTCGATCCACTGCTGTGGCCGGAAGTTGGAGCCGCTGAAGGTGATTGAGGAGCAGGAGTCCCCCAAGATCGAGGTGGAGACCGTAGATGTGGATTACTATATTACGATCGGCCACGAGATGACCCGGGAACACCACCTGCTGTTCGCCGCCTATATCAAGAGCGACAGGGTCTTTTTGACGCGGCTGTACCCAGAGCAGGAGGCGGCCGTGCGGGTTCCCAATTTGGGGGGCGGCAAGCTCTACCTTTACTGTACCCGGCACGGGCTTGCCCTTTACCGCCTCAGGCGCGGGGCAAAAGCTTGA
- a CDS encoding zinc-binding alcohol dehydrogenase family protein produces the protein MLTVLIPEPKKLEVADLPKPQITQPDEVLVRVLAGGICGSDLHIYHGTNPLATYPRVIGHEFGGVVEEVGSAVSPERIGQRVAVDPVVACGQCYACKIGRHNVCSTLEVMGVHRDGGFGEYVVVPEKNLYTFSKEVDDTMLALVEPYSIGMQINARGQIGQGDKVLIMGSGPISICALQVAVSRGAQVMVTDVLPQRLERAKASGAARVVNVKEEDLEKAVMEFTDGEGMPVIIDTVCAVGTFEQAVRLSCPAGRIVVIGLNANPSAIAQSEITKKELTIVGSRLSRARFGEVIEALEAGKLKPELLRSHTYPAADIKRAIEQIENHPEEVCKVTLTF, from the coding sequence GTGTTGACGGTATTGATTCCAGAACCTAAGAAGCTTGAGGTAGCGGACCTGCCCAAGCCCCAGATCACCCAGCCGGACGAGGTACTGGTGCGGGTGCTGGCAGGCGGCATTTGCGGCAGCGATCTGCACATCTACCATGGTACTAATCCGCTGGCCACCTATCCGCGGGTGATCGGCCACGAGTTTGGCGGCGTGGTGGAAGAGGTGGGCAGCGCGGTATCGCCCGAGCGCATCGGCCAGCGCGTGGCGGTGGACCCGGTGGTTGCCTGCGGACAGTGCTATGCCTGCAAGATCGGGCGGCACAATGTGTGCTCTACCCTGGAGGTTATGGGCGTACACCGGGACGGCGGCTTTGGCGAGTACGTGGTGGTGCCCGAAAAGAACCTGTACACCTTCTCCAAAGAGGTGGACGATACCATGCTGGCGCTGGTAGAGCCCTATTCCATCGGCATGCAGATCAACGCGCGCGGGCAGATCGGCCAGGGCGACAAGGTGCTGATCATGGGCAGCGGCCCCATCAGCATTTGTGCGCTGCAAGTAGCGGTCAGCCGGGGCGCCCAGGTGATGGTAACCGACGTTTTGCCCCAGCGGCTGGAGCGGGCCAAGGCCAGCGGGGCCGCGCGGGTGGTTAACGTAAAGGAAGAGGACCTGGAAAAAGCGGTGATGGAATTTACCGATGGCGAAGGCATGCCGGTCATCATCGATACGGTATGCGCGGTGGGTACTTTTGAGCAGGCCGTGCGCCTGTCCTGCCCGGCGGGGCGGATCGTGGTCATCGGTTTAAACGCCAATCCTTCCGCCATTGCCCAATCCGAAATCACCAAAAAGGAGCTGACTATCGTAGGTTCCCGACTGAGCCGCGCGCGCTTTGGCGAGGTGATCGAGGCGCTGGAGGCGGGCAAGCTCAAGCCTGAGCTGCTGCGCTCGCATACCTACCCGGCGGCGGATATCAAGCGCGCTATCGAGCAGATCGAAAATCATCCTGAAGAGGTATGCAAGGTAACGCTGACGTTCTAA
- a CDS encoding nitroreductase family protein: MELLEGILTRRTVRKFTGEKLSHEQIEKLIYHASHAPSWANSQCVRFVALTEDAAREAMARQACTGNNVNNVLGAAVVFVLCGVKGKSGYLGGKVASPDPAGWMMFDCGGAAEALCLAAHGMGLGTVQIGHFDQQKAGELIGLPEDMQVVELIACGYPAQTPEKPKRLEVGELLRYNHF, encoded by the coding sequence ATGGAATTATTGGAAGGGATCTTGACGCGGCGCACGGTGCGCAAATTTACCGGCGAAAAGTTGAGCCATGAGCAGATCGAAAAACTGATCTACCACGCCTCGCACGCGCCCAGCTGGGCCAACAGCCAATGTGTGCGCTTTGTGGCGCTGACGGAGGATGCAGCCCGGGAGGCCATGGCCCGCCAGGCCTGCACGGGCAATAACGTCAATAACGTGCTGGGAGCGGCGGTGGTATTCGTCCTTTGCGGCGTAAAGGGAAAGAGCGGATACCTGGGCGGCAAGGTAGCCAGTCCCGACCCCGCGGGGTGGATGATGTTCGACTGCGGCGGTGCTGCGGAGGCGCTTTGCCTGGCGGCGCACGGGATGGGCCTGGGGACCGTGCAGATCGGGCATTTTGACCAGCAAAAGGCCGGAGAACTGATAGGGCTGCCGGAGGATATGCAGGTAGTGGAGCTGATCGCCTGCGGATACCCGGCCCAGACGCCCGAGAAGCCCAAGCGGCTGGAAGTGGGCGAGCTTTTGCGGTATAATCATTTTTAG
- a CDS encoding alpha/beta hydrolase, translating to MALLHVNFFSDVLAISASMDVILPQKVSRQVGMGSAGSDKPLPVLYLLHGMSDDHTIWQRRTSIERYVAELPLIVVMPTTGRGAYTDMKHGYRYWTYISEELPQIVHEFFPQASWRREDTFAAGLSMGGYGAFKLGLRCPDKFAAVAALSGGLIRDSEHMLQNPVSQNDFAITFGTLEEYRGSDNDLLAVGERQLAAGVPLPRLFMCCGTEDAAYPPNVRFYEQFKDRMDITWFEEPGIHEWGFWDRNIQKVLDWLPIEGR from the coding sequence ATGGCATTATTACACGTAAACTTTTTTTCGGATGTATTGGCGATCAGCGCGTCCATGGATGTGATCCTGCCGCAAAAGGTGAGCAGGCAGGTGGGTATGGGGTCGGCTGGATCGGATAAGCCGCTGCCGGTGCTCTATCTGCTCCACGGCATGAGCGACGATCATACCATCTGGCAGCGGCGCACCTCTATCGAGCGGTATGTGGCCGAGCTGCCGCTGATCGTGGTGATGCCCACCACGGGCCGAGGCGCCTATACGGATATGAAACATGGCTACCGTTACTGGACCTATATCAGCGAGGAACTGCCCCAGATCGTGCATGAATTCTTTCCGCAGGCCTCTTGGCGGCGGGAAGATACCTTTGCCGCCGGCCTCTCGATGGGGGGATATGGCGCCTTTAAGCTGGGGCTGCGCTGCCCGGATAAGTTCGCAGCTGTGGCGGCGCTTAGCGGCGGGTTGATTCGGGATTCGGAGCACATGCTGCAAAACCCGGTCTCGCAAAACGACTTTGCCATCACCTTTGGCACGTTGGAGGAGTACCGCGGCAGCGATAACGACCTTTTGGCCGTGGGCGAGCGCCAGCTGGCCGCAGGCGTACCGCTGCCCCGGCTGTTTATGTGCTGCGGTACGGAGGATGCGGCCTATCCGCCCAATGTACGGTTTTACGAGCAGTTTAAAGACCGGATGGATATCACCTGGTTTGAGGAGCCCGGCATCCACGAATGGGGCTTTTGGGACCGGAACATCCAAAAAGTGTTGGATTGGCTACCGATAGAAGGGAGATAG
- a CDS encoding M48 family metallopeptidase translates to MAAGKREREVELALTEQVMAQVIWRKRRTMTLRVEPDGRVRILVPWHARSQDALRFAQAHLDWILRHREGALARQRARRGLISLSGGEIPVLGELTPYRVEVLPGYKDEVHTEAGGLCVTLGAAQEQQLREALEAYLKAVAKETIARRIGVYQPYFTCAPRSWRVGSAKTRWGSCSGQNRLNFCWRIAMAPLPVLDYLVVHEMSHMEHHDHSPAFWAKVAQILPDYAQRRRILREQGSMWGLN, encoded by the coding sequence TTGGCAGCAGGCAAGCGGGAAAGAGAAGTGGAACTGGCGCTGACAGAGCAGGTCATGGCGCAGGTGATCTGGCGCAAGCGCAGAACGATGACGCTGCGGGTGGAACCAGATGGCCGGGTGCGCATCCTGGTGCCCTGGCATGCCCGCAGCCAGGACGCCTTGCGGTTTGCCCAGGCCCATCTTGACTGGATCCTGCGTCACCGGGAGGGTGCGCTTGCGCGCCAAAGGGCGCGGCGTGGACTTATATCGCTCTCGGGCGGCGAAATTCCTGTTTTAGGGGAACTGACGCCTTACCGGGTAGAGGTGCTGCCGGGATATAAGGATGAAGTGCATACTGAAGCGGGCGGCCTTTGCGTTACCCTGGGCGCGGCCCAGGAACAGCAGCTGCGGGAGGCCCTGGAAGCTTATCTAAAGGCAGTGGCAAAAGAGACGATCGCCCGGCGGATAGGCGTTTACCAGCCCTATTTTACCTGTGCGCCCCGCTCTTGGCGGGTGGGCAGCGCCAAAACGCGCTGGGGCAGTTGCTCCGGGCAGAACCGGCTGAACTTTTGCTGGCGTATCGCCATGGCGCCGCTGCCGGTCTTAGATTATCTGGTGGTGCATGAGATGAGCCATATGGAGCACCACGACCATTCGCCGGCCTTTTGGGCGAAGGTGGCGCAGATCCTGCCGGATTACGCGCAGCGCCGCCGCATTTTGCGCGAGCAGGGCAGCATGTGGGGATTGAATTAG
- a CDS encoding sulfite exporter TauE/SafE family protein, which yields MDFTVIALFLASVLGGSLIQSISGFGFGIFVISVFPFFLPSPQISVAISVMLSLGMTLPMAIRMRKKIVWRHVLPTLASYLVVSAVMVLVVAGAMPAAVLKKCLGGVLVAMSLYFVFFSSKIHIHPSPRAGLIAGGLSGVLDGLFGMGGPPVVVYFLSTAGEDGEQYFANMQGFSLITNLYTTALRAFSGVITLEVLQYFGMGLAVVIFGMFFGRRFARKIRADHLQKLIYGFMALSGLVILLQ from the coding sequence TTGGACTTTACCGTTATCGCACTGTTTTTGGCCTCCGTACTGGGCGGTAGCCTGATCCAATCCATCAGCGGTTTTGGCTTTGGCATTTTTGTGATCTCGGTCTTCCCCTTTTTCCTTCCCAGCCCGCAGATCTCGGTGGCGATCTCGGTGATGCTCTCGCTGGGGATGACGCTGCCCATGGCCATACGCATGCGCAAAAAGATCGTATGGCGGCACGTGCTGCCCACGCTGGCCAGTTACCTGGTGGTCAGCGCGGTCATGGTGCTGGTGGTGGCGGGCGCCATGCCCGCGGCGGTTCTCAAAAAATGCTTGGGCGGGGTGCTGGTGGCCATGAGCCTGTATTTCGTCTTTTTCTCTTCTAAAATTCACATCCATCCCTCGCCGCGCGCGGGGCTGATCGCCGGGGGACTGAGCGGAGTGCTCGATGGGCTGTTCGGCATGGGCGGCCCGCCGGTCGTAGTCTATTTTCTCTCCACCGCCGGGGAGGATGGGGAGCAGTATTTTGCCAACATGCAGGGCTTTTCGCTGATCACCAATCTATATACCACCGCGCTTCGGGCCTTCAGTGGGGTGATCACCCTAGAAGTGCTGCAATACTTTGGCATGGGCCTTGCGGTGGTGATCTTCGGTATGTTCTTCGGGCGCCGCTTTGCCCGAAAGATCCGTGCGGATCATCTGCAAAAGCTGATCTATGGTTTTATGGCGCTATCCGGCCTGGTCATTTTGCTGCAATAA
- a CDS encoding aspartate/glutamate racemase family protein → MGKKVAVVHTSLVSINELKALFAEILPDVTMYNIIDESLLAEVKANGGVTPGIQKRMNAYYVCADSLGVDLILNQCSSVGEAADIAAKQITTPVLKIDKPMAEEAVRLGKKIAVVATVASTVAPSVRNVENTAKEMGKEVEVVPYLVDGALTVLMEAGGQEKHNAMVMGAVEKAAQECDVVVLAQGSMTVLIPLLGDIKVPVLTSPRMAVERIKKELGL, encoded by the coding sequence ATGGGTAAAAAAGTAGCTGTGGTCCATACCAGCCTGGTCTCGATCAACGAGCTCAAGGCGCTGTTTGCCGAGATCTTGCCGGACGTTACGATGTACAACATCATCGATGAGAGCCTGCTGGCGGAAGTCAAGGCCAACGGCGGGGTGACCCCGGGCATCCAGAAAAGGATGAACGCCTATTATGTCTGCGCGGATTCGCTGGGGGTAGACCTGATCCTCAACCAGTGCTCATCTGTTGGCGAGGCGGCGGACATCGCGGCCAAGCAGATCACCACCCCGGTGCTCAAGATCGACAAACCCATGGCCGAGGAAGCTGTGCGCCTGGGCAAGAAGATCGCTGTGGTGGCCACGGTGGCCTCTACGGTGGCCCCGTCGGTACGCAACGTAGAGAATACCGCCAAGGAAATGGGCAAGGAAGTGGAGGTCGTCCCCTATCTGGTGGATGGCGCGCTGACCGTGCTGATGGAAGCCGGCGGGCAGGAAAAGCACAACGCCATGGTGATGGGCGCGGTGGAAAAAGCCGCCCAGGAGTGCGACGTGGTGGTGCTGGCCCAGGGTTCTATGACGGTATTGATCCCGTTGCTGGGCGATATCAAAGTGCCGGTGCTGACCAGCCCGCGCATGGCGGTCGAGCGCATTAAAAAAGAACTGGGTCTGTAA
- a CDS encoding four-carbon acid sugar kinase family protein, which produces METLNFEKAMAGLPALPDAEKIDAIWKAALEKMHGVRIMVLDDDPTGVQTVHDIPVFTDWSEEAIGAAMAGDYPLSFILTNSRAFSAQETEKAHEEMAQRIAAAAKKGGYGYLIMSRGDSTLRGHYPLETDVLRRTMERAGDKVDGEIICPYFAEGGRFTIDSVHYVKMGQELVPAGETEFARDATFGYRASDLRDWVEEKTAGRIQAAQVERLTLAEIRSGDVEGIAEKLAGLNGRALVADGVCEGDMRLLSAAIALAVASGKRFIFRTAAGLVKALGGIESRPLLGREELRLPGGKGGLILVGSHVQKTTAQLNSLLELEGVVQREFDITKPLEQESRAARAWAEEALQKGQVAVIYTSRKRAQVPGGPEEQLKFSVAVSAAVTDIVKQLEVTPGFLIAKGGITSSDIGIKGLGVKRAMVAGQAAPGIPVWRCGEESRFPGLSYVIFPGNVGDEDTLRNMVAGLR; this is translated from the coding sequence GTGGAAACGTTGAATTTTGAAAAGGCCATGGCGGGGCTGCCCGCCCTTCCGGATGCGGAAAAGATCGATGCGATTTGGAAAGCGGCGCTGGAGAAGATGCACGGCGTGCGCATCATGGTACTGGACGACGACCCCACCGGCGTGCAGACGGTGCACGATATCCCGGTGTTTACCGATTGGAGCGAGGAGGCCATCGGCGCGGCCATGGCGGGGGATTATCCCTTGAGCTTTATCCTGACCAACTCGCGGGCCTTCTCCGCGCAGGAGACCGAAAAGGCCCATGAGGAGATGGCGCAGCGCATTGCCGCAGCCGCGAAAAAGGGCGGCTATGGCTACCTCATCATGTCCCGGGGAGATTCCACCCTGCGGGGACACTACCCACTGGAGACCGACGTACTGCGCCGCACCATGGAGCGGGCAGGGGATAAGGTGGATGGCGAGATCATCTGCCCCTACTTTGCCGAGGGCGGACGCTTTACCATCGACAGCGTACACTACGTCAAAATGGGGCAGGAACTGGTGCCTGCCGGGGAGACCGAGTTTGCCCGGGATGCGACCTTTGGCTACCGTGCCAGCGACCTGCGTGATTGGGTAGAGGAAAAGACGGCTGGACGGATCCAGGCGGCACAGGTGGAGAGGCTGACCCTGGCAGAGATCCGCAGCGGCGATGTTGAAGGGATAGCGGAGAAATTGGCCGGATTAAACGGCAGGGCGCTGGTGGCGGACGGCGTGTGCGAAGGCGATATGCGCCTGCTTTCGGCTGCCATTGCGCTGGCCGTGGCCAGTGGCAAGCGCTTTATCTTCCGTACGGCCGCGGGCCTGGTCAAGGCGCTGGGCGGCATCGAATCCCGGCCGCTGCTGGGGCGGGAGGAGTTGCGCCTGCCCGGCGGCAAGGGCGGGCTGATCTTGGTGGGTTCCCACGTGCAAAAGACCACCGCGCAGCTCAATAGCTTGCTGGAGTTGGAGGGCGTGGTGCAGCGGGAGTTCGATATCACAAAACCGCTGGAGCAAGAGTCCCGTGCGGCCAGGGCCTGGGCCGAAGAAGCGCTGCAAAAGGGCCAGGTGGCGGTGATTTACACCTCCCGCAAGCGGGCGCAGGTGCCCGGCGGGCCGGAGGAACAGCTCAAGTTCTCGGTGGCGGTCTCAGCTGCGGTGACCGATATTGTAAAGCAGCTGGAGGTAACGCCGGGTTTCCTCATCGCTAAGGGGGGCATAACCTCCAGCGACATCGGCATTAAGGGCCTGGGCGTAAAAAGGGCCATGGTAGCCGGTCAGGCCGCCCCGGGCATCCCGGTATGGCGCTGCGGAGAGGAGAGCCGCTTCCCCGGGCTTAGTTACGTCATCTTCCCCGGCAATGTGGGGGATGAAGATACATTGCGCAATATGGTTGCGGGGCTGCGTTAG
- a CDS encoding HAD family hydrolase yields MTREDVLYISDMDGTLLRGDATLSPASREKLKRMLGEGLRFTVATARSHHSALQILEGVPLNLPLIANNGLTLVAPDGHVIDRALLTPRESRLMIEAYLEAGLLPLAMVMEADGSQRVYHPPARDEYQRQYLAGRSSDPRLRETGDLYEVVEMPVVSINAKQTFAIMNPLCEKFRQAGIGCHFSEDIYTPGLWWLETGNAAGSKAARALQLKELTGAKRLVCFGDNLNDLSMMEAADVALTVDEGKAQVKALAKGVIGSHERDAVVRYIEKLWDEKESLS; encoded by the coding sequence ATGACCAGGGAGGACGTGCTTTACATTTCGGATATGGATGGCACCCTATTGCGCGGAGATGCCACGCTTTCCCCTGCGTCCCGGGAGAAGCTAAAGCGGATGCTGGGCGAGGGGCTGCGCTTTACCGTGGCTACGGCCCGTTCGCATCATTCGGCCCTGCAGATCTTGGAGGGGGTGCCCCTGAACCTGCCGCTGATCGCCAACAACGGGCTGACGCTGGTCGCCCCGGATGGACACGTGATCGACCGGGCGCTGCTGACCCCGCGCGAGAGCAGGCTGATGATTGAGGCTTACCTTGAGGCGGGGCTTTTGCCCCTGGCCATGGTGATGGAGGCGGACGGCAGCCAGCGGGTGTATCATCCGCCGGCGCGGGACGAATACCAAAGGCAGTACCTGGCCGGGAGAAGCTCCGATCCCCGGCTGCGGGAGACCGGCGATCTGTACGAGGTGGTGGAGATGCCGGTGGTATCCATCAATGCCAAGCAGACCTTTGCGATCATGAACCCGCTGTGTGAAAAGTTCCGCCAGGCGGGCATCGGCTGCCATTTTTCCGAGGATATCTATACCCCGGGGCTGTGGTGGCTGGAGACCGGCAACGCTGCCGGCAGCAAAGCGGCCCGGGCGCTGCAGTTAAAGGAGCTGACCGGGGCAAAGCGGCTGGTCTGTTTTGGGGATAACCTCAACGATCTGTCCATGATGGAGGCGGCAGATGTGGCGCTGACGGTGGATGAAGGCAAGGCGCAGGTCAAGGCGCTTGCAAAAGGCGTGATCGGAAGCCATGAACGGGACGCGGTAGTCCGGTATATAGAGAAACTTTGGGATGAAAAGGAGAGCCTAAGTTAA